One genomic region from Magallana gigas chromosome 3, xbMagGiga1.1, whole genome shotgun sequence encodes:
- the LOC105338498 gene encoding carboxypeptidase N subunit 2 — translation MGFRQVLRLVAILACLPLGQACPQFCQCPGTSQTEVRCQQAEMRDIMSGLPPKTYKVEVKQTSTNYLTPIHFNSSHNLIELEIYDGYINGIEDKTFYLLNNLQILNLTNNHLRMISKDAFLGLNRLTKLDLSHNNIQSIDEVFYSVDKLQTLYINSNSLTAIPSKAFQALTQLRYLQLDRNEFQSLIGNPFQGLSVSLQMLFMRGCGLNSMSSVLSLRSLNLLDLGENSIFEMPSNSQLRSSFPNLRSLYLDHNKLTRLADGQFSDMNLDTLDLAYNQLDQVTNTLFNRFRVHNLNLSSNVIINIGEKAFQLTKSVGNLNLAHNPIGALSPKVFRNLYALRELNLSECALNGLSDEQFRDIYLIKLDISRNSLPFLSQGLLDHLTMISKFYINGNPWHCDCRIAPLKLWLEQPWRCNAMMNPAECQPPTCMSPDTLAQRPILGLTEADIDTCQSSQLSASTDIGMVVGLAVGGVFLLLFVVIIIFILCRRRQNQNKPGGQFHICRSPASDVTSHNEDFEKSSHHHIKPFNDGDQVSIESDKSFVVRHFFETMVSTDPSGMSNQPERMRRDTFRTTYSGSNPSLASSAYSYPIGRETAI, via the coding sequence ATGGGATTTCGCCAAGTGCTTCGACTTGTTGCTATTCTGGCGTGTTTACCGCTTGGCCAAGCTTGTCCTCAGTTCTGTCAGTGCCCAGGTACCAGTCAGACGGAAGTCAGGTGCCAGCAGGCGGAAATGAGAGACATCATGAGTGGGTTACCTCCCAAGACTTATAAGGTGGAGGTGAAGCAAACGTCTACAAACTATCTAACTCCGATCCACTTTAACTCCTCCCACAATCTGATTGAGCTGGAAATTTACGACGGATACATTAACGGGATAGAAGACAAAACGTTCTATCTTCTGAACAACCTCCAGATCCTGAATCTGACCAACAACCACCTCAGAATGATCTCCAAAGACGCCTTCCTAGGGCTGAACCGCCTCACAAAGCTAGACCTGTCCCACAACAATATTCAGAGCATCGACGAGGTCTTCTACAGCGTGGACAAGTTACAGACGCTGTACATCAACAGCAATTCCTTGACAGCCATTCCGAGCAAGGCTTTCCAGGCCCTCACACAGCTACGCTACCTTCAGCTGGACAGAAATGAATTCCAGAGTCTGATTGGAAACCCCTTTCAGGGTCTCTCTGTCTCCCTACAGATGCTGTTCATGAGGGGGTGTGGCCTAAACTCCATGTCCAGTGTCCTAAGTCTTCGTTCCTTGAATCTCCTCGACTTGGGAGAGAATTCTATATTTGAGATGCCCTCCAATTCTCAGCTTCGCTCGTCCTTTCCGAACCTGCGTAGTCTTTACTTGGACCACAACAAGCTGACTCGTCTCGCCGATGGTCAGTTCTCGGACATGAATCTTGACACACTAGATTTAGCTTATAACCAGCTGGATCAAGTAACCAATACCTTGTTCAACAGATTTAGAGTACATAACTTGAATCTATCCAGTAATGTAATTATCAACATTGGAGAAAAGGCATTCCAGCTCACAAAATCAGTGGGAAACCTAAATCTTGCCCATAACCCCATCGGAGCACTCTCACCAAAAGTGTTCCGTAATTTGTATGCTTTACGAGAGCTGAACCTCTCAGAATGTGCTTTAAACGGTTTAAGTGATGAACAGTTCAGGGATATTTATCTGATAAAGTTAGATATTTCTCGAAATTCTTTGCCATTTCTCTCCCAGGGTCTTCTGGATCACTTGACAATGATAAGCAAATTCTATATCAATGGTAACCCTTGGCACTGCGACTGTCGCATAGCTCCACTTAAGCTGTGGTTGGAGCAGCCCTGGCGGTGTAATGCAATGATGAACCCCGCGGAGTGTCAGCCTCCCACATGTATGTCCCCCGACACACTGGCTCAGCGACCTATCCTCGGTCTGACGGAGGCCGACATTGACACCTGTCAATCATCACAGCTCTCGGCGTCCACTGATATAGGAATGGTGGTGGGACTGGCTGTAGGGGGGGTATTCCTGCTCCTATTTGTGGTCATCATCATCTTTATACTCTGTCGGCGGagacaaaatcaaaacaaaccaGGAGGACAATTTCATATCTGTAGGTCTCCTGCTTCTGACGTTACGAGTCATAATGAGGATTTTGAGAAATCATCGCATCATCATATCAAACCTTTCAATGATGGAGATCAAGTGTCCATTGAGTCAGACAAAAGCTTTGTTGTAAGGCATTTTTTTGAGACAATGGTGTCCACTGACCCTAGTGGAATGTCAAACCAACCAGAAAGAATGCGGAGGGATACATTTAGGACTACATACAGTGGTTCTAATCCCTCATTGGCTAGCTCTGCCTATAGCTATCCAATCGGAAGAGAGACAGCAATTTAA